One window from the genome of Eriocheir sinensis breed Jianghai 21 chromosome 7, ASM2467909v1, whole genome shotgun sequence encodes:
- the LOC126992339 gene encoding carbohydrate sulfotransferase 11-like: protein MLSSGTSVAFVTTFGRGYDLRDLVMRFRNTSFTFSQFLWHVVWTHDAGVADEHWMTYTEACDPCRVKFDYILKLETIQEEIQYLFCGVLGFQGEATFPVRHRSHGHALARSDREYYANLSTELMRRLLGIYRHDFAIFDYSQGQ, encoded by the coding sequence ATGTTGTCGTCTGGCACTTCTGTGGCCTTCGTCACGACGTTCGGGAGGGGCTATGACCTGCGGGACCTGGTGATGCGGTTCCGGAACACGTCCTTCACCTTCAGCCAGTTCCTGTGGCACGTGGTCTGGACGCACGACGCGGGCGTGGCAGACGAGCACTGGATGACCTACACCGAGGCGTGCGATCCGTGCCGGGTGAAGTTCGACTACATCCTGAAGCTGGAGACGATCCAGGAGGAGATCCAGTACCTGTTCTGTGGGGTGCTAGGCTTCCAGGGCGAGGCCACTTTCCCGGTGAGGCATCGCAGCCACGGCCACGCCCTCGCCCGCTCAGACCGGGAGTACTACGCCAACTTGAGCACGGAGCTGATGCGCCGACTGCTGGGCATCTACAGGCACGACTTCGCCATCTTTGACTACAGCCAAGGCCAGTAG